A DNA window from Romeriopsis navalis LEGE 11480 contains the following coding sequences:
- a CDS encoding RNA polymerase sigma-70 factor — translation MNRVAIFKQYRSLLFAIAYRMLGQVSDAEDIVQEAWIRWQGTQTVVESPKSFLAALTTRLCIDYLRSARVRREQYVGTWLPEPLLTQHPPPLDQSELAESLSFAFLTLLECLSPTARAVFLLRAVFDYDYDEIGQIVDKTPPNCRQIFRRAQQQLQQSHAHPQPLPSTQENLVRRFLQSWQTGDIDQMLTLLAPDVTTMSDSNGIGTALRYPISGQRRVAQFWLAVRRSRLIPAFQTQLMWLNQQPGIVTYIQHHPQSAMSFDFAGEQIQTIYTVLNPDKLSTIAPRLI, via the coding sequence ATGAATCGTGTCGCGATATTTAAGCAATATCGATCGTTGTTGTTTGCGATCGCTTACCGCATGCTGGGTCAGGTGAGCGATGCGGAGGATATTGTGCAGGAAGCCTGGATACGGTGGCAGGGGACGCAAACCGTTGTGGAATCGCCGAAATCTTTTCTTGCGGCCCTGACCACGCGACTCTGCATTGATTATCTGCGATCGGCCCGCGTCCGGCGGGAGCAATATGTCGGTACATGGTTGCCAGAACCGCTACTGACCCAGCATCCGCCACCGCTGGATCAATCCGAATTGGCAGAATCCCTGTCCTTTGCGTTTTTAACCCTACTGGAGTGTCTCTCACCGACGGCCCGCGCGGTATTTTTACTGCGGGCCGTGTTTGATTACGACTATGACGAGATTGGTCAAATCGTGGATAAAACGCCGCCGAATTGCCGTCAAATCTTCCGCCGTGCCCAACAGCAGCTCCAGCAAAGTCACGCCCATCCTCAGCCGTTACCGAGTACCCAGGAGAACTTAGTGCGGCGATTTCTCCAGAGCTGGCAGACTGGTGATATTGATCAGATGCTGACATTGTTAGCACCGGATGTGACCACGATGTCTGATAGCAACGGGATTGGCACCGCTCTGCGCTATCCCATATCCGGTCAACGACGGGTGGCACAGTTCTGGCTCGCTGTGCGGCGTAGCCGGCTTATCCCCGCGTTTCAGACGCAGTTAATGTGGCTGAATCAGCAACCGGGAATTGTCACCTACATTCAGCATCACCCGCAAAGCGCCATGAGTTTTGACTTCGCGGGCGAACAGATTCAAACGATTTATACAGTGTTAAACCCCGATAAGTTATCGACTATTGCCCCACGTTTGATTTGA
- a CDS encoding serine hydrolase yields the protein MPITRTSVMRYVLTALPVLGAITLPQTALADSLQSWKVTANRFELTTDTAVQPQVQLVPNPARLVIDLPGMRWKQPKLKQPKTGAIRSLRIARFEKDTTRIVLDLAPGKTIDPSKVVIRPSSARKWSIQLPPLQTARNSPLLPSKDVAINVPAAPAPKLSNRIPQGQTLNWLQQRLGKLVKQSKYNDLDPGAFILDLDTGNYASINGGKVFPTASVIKLPVLVAFLQDVEKGKIRLNEKLTMTRDVIVGGSGYMQDARVGTRYSVLQTLNNMITTSDNTATNMIIKRMGGIQVVNRRFAQWGLKKTRIRNWLPDLRGTNTTTPQEMIKVMGMLEQGELLSSQKQTALNIMLRVKNRSLLPQGLGRGARIAHKTGDIGFLLGDSGIVYMPNGKRYLISVLVGSRVYDDYDAMYYIRDVSKIVYSYMNNVSNNSRLAKVKDDSFQGRELVFSRPDVKQNLPLLRLNNGSRRP from the coding sequence ATGCCAATTACACGTACTTCAGTAATGCGCTATGTCCTCACCGCATTACCAGTCCTCGGGGCCATTACACTGCCACAAACGGCCCTCGCCGACAGCCTACAAAGCTGGAAAGTCACCGCCAACCGGTTTGAGTTAACCACAGATACGGCGGTCCAACCCCAAGTCCAACTGGTCCCAAATCCAGCTCGCCTCGTGATCGACTTACCGGGAATGCGCTGGAAACAGCCGAAGCTGAAGCAACCGAAAACTGGGGCGATTCGATCGTTGCGCATTGCCCGATTTGAAAAAGATACGACGCGCATCGTTTTAGACCTCGCACCTGGAAAAACGATCGACCCGAGTAAAGTCGTTATCCGTCCGAGCAGCGCCCGCAAGTGGAGTATTCAACTCCCCCCCCTCCAAACGGCCAGAAATTCACCCCTCCTACCGAGCAAGGATGTGGCGATCAATGTACCCGCCGCCCCCGCACCAAAACTGAGCAACCGGATTCCCCAGGGCCAAACCCTCAACTGGCTGCAGCAGCGTTTAGGCAAATTGGTCAAACAAAGCAAGTACAACGACCTTGATCCCGGGGCATTCATCCTCGATTTGGATACCGGCAACTACGCCAGCATTAATGGCGGCAAAGTCTTCCCGACCGCAAGCGTAATTAAACTCCCCGTTTTAGTCGCCTTTTTGCAGGATGTGGAAAAAGGCAAAATTCGGTTGAACGAAAAGCTGACGATGACCCGCGATGTCATTGTGGGGGGGTCTGGTTATATGCAAGATGCCCGGGTTGGCACGCGCTACAGCGTCTTGCAAACCCTGAATAATATGATCACAACGAGCGATAATACCGCGACGAATATGATCATCAAGCGGATGGGCGGGATTCAGGTCGTCAATCGCCGCTTTGCCCAGTGGGGGCTGAAGAAAACCCGCATTCGCAATTGGCTCCCGGATTTACGCGGCACCAACACCACGACCCCCCAGGAAATGATCAAGGTCATGGGGATGCTCGAGCAAGGCGAACTGCTATCGAGTCAGAAACAAACAGCGCTGAACATTATGCTGCGGGTGAAAAACCGATCGCTGCTCCCGCAAGGTTTAGGCCGCGGGGCCCGGATTGCCCACAAAACTGGTGACATTGGCTTTTTGCTCGGGGACTCCGGCATTGTCTATATGCCCAACGGTAAGCGTTATCTAATTTCGGTTTTGGTCGGCAGCCGGGTCTATGACGACTACGATGCGATGTATTACATTCGCGATGTCTCCAAGATTGTTTATAGCTATATGAATAATGTCAGCAACAATAGCCGCCTGGCAAAGGTCAAAGATGACTCCTTCCAGGGCCGGGAGTTGGTCTTCTCACGACCGGATGTAAAGCAAAATCTCCCGCTGCTACGCTTGAATAACGGGAGCCGCCGCCCATGA
- a CDS encoding pyridoxine 5'-phosphate synthase yields the protein MLTLGVNIDHVATIRQARRTVEPDPVAAATIAELAGADGITVHLREDRRHMQDRDVHILRQTVRSHLNLEMAATDEMVGIALEVKPDYVTLVPERREEVTTEGGLDIAGQASRMNQVVGQLQDAGIPVSLFIDPDATQIKASADTGAKFIELHTGRYAEAAKGEAQATELAALGKGCEQAIDLGMRVNAGHGLTYWNVYPVAQLPGMEELNIGHSIISRAVLIGLDRAVREMKLAMRGE from the coding sequence TTGCTGACCCTGGGAGTCAATATCGACCACGTTGCCACCATTCGCCAAGCCCGCCGTACGGTTGAACCAGACCCCGTGGCCGCCGCCACGATCGCCGAATTAGCCGGAGCCGATGGGATCACCGTCCACCTGCGCGAAGACCGGCGGCATATGCAAGACCGCGACGTCCACATCCTGCGCCAAACTGTTCGCAGCCATCTGAATCTGGAAATGGCCGCCACCGATGAAATGGTCGGCATCGCCCTGGAAGTCAAACCCGACTACGTTACCCTCGTGCCCGAACGGCGTGAAGAAGTCACCACCGAGGGCGGCCTCGATATTGCCGGACAGGCCAGCCGGATGAATCAAGTTGTGGGCCAACTCCAAGATGCGGGCATCCCCGTCAGTCTGTTCATCGACCCCGATGCCACGCAGATTAAAGCCTCTGCTGATACCGGCGCAAAATTTATCGAACTGCACACCGGCCGCTACGCCGAAGCCGCCAAAGGGGAAGCCCAGGCGACTGAACTGGCTGCCCTCGGCAAAGGCTGCGAACAAGCGATCGACCTCGGCATGCGCGTCAATGCCGGGCACGGATTGACGTATTGGAATGTTTACCCGGTCGCACAGTTACCAGGTATGGAAGAATTGAATATAGGACATAGCATTATCAGCCGCGCCGTCTTGATCGGCCTCGATCGGGCCGTCCGGGAAATGAAGCTCGCCATGCGGGGCGAATAG
- a CDS encoding MgPME-cyclase complex family protein produces the protein MTTYYYVLASKKFMLDDEPTHEVIKERIRDYHSKEKAIDFWLVEQPAFLNAPELAELKAKVPQPAASIISTDKSFITWLKLRLEHVAMGEVPASVTDPTASLAAA, from the coding sequence ATGACAACTTACTACTACGTTTTAGCCAGCAAGAAATTCATGCTCGATGATGAGCCAACCCATGAAGTGATCAAGGAACGCATCCGCGATTATCACTCCAAAGAGAAAGCGATCGACTTCTGGCTCGTGGAACAACCAGCATTCCTGAATGCCCCCGAATTGGCTGAGCTCAAAGCCAAAGTGCCCCAACCCGCCGCGTCGATCATCTCCACCGACAAAAGCTTTATCACTTGGCTCAAACTGCGTTTAGAGCATGTCGCGATGGGTGAAGTTCCAGCCAGCGTCACTGATCCGACGGCCTCCCTCGCAGCAGCATAA